In one Thermosipho ferrireducens genomic region, the following are encoded:
- a CDS encoding phospho-sugar mutase, whose product MILFGTGGIRGVMQRGEFDNETVMVASKGVSNYMKDKGLSRVVIAYDTRNNSRKFAELAAMVFAADGHKTLIFKEPVPTPVLSYAVRYLKFDIGVVITASHNPPEYNGYKVYTSNGVQAIPEITDILRKFIENVKRDNIKLEDSFSYVEDVVLESYIDKVCEILDEDLNGVDVVYTPLHGTGAIPVVAALRKLGANVITVEEQMFPDGNFPTVSTPNPEEDEALNFVRKYMKKHNVKLGIATDPDCDRVGVVWKDSRLTGNQVGVLLTDLLSRKVSENPMIVKTIVSTDMVKPLCKERNITLFETPTGFKFIGDLIENKKDFNFLFGFEESCGYLAGDHARDKDGVIGTLLIALAAKKFDLLDRLEDLYKRYGYYMEKLLSFKFKDLTTPKKIYKELKLGKLPQGAQNTVDYSKGIDNILPNETLRLDFDEGKIYVRPSGTEPKLKAYIMVNGDTKNRAHEFLSRLSNSFSSFIESII is encoded by the coding sequence TATATGAAAGATAAAGGATTATCAAGAGTTGTTATAGCTTATGATACAAGGAATAATTCGAGAAAGTTCGCAGAACTTGCCGCGATGGTCTTTGCAGCTGATGGTCATAAAACATTGATTTTCAAAGAACCAGTTCCCACCCCTGTTCTTTCTTATGCTGTGCGTTATTTAAAGTTCGATATAGGTGTTGTTATAACGGCAAGTCACAACCCACCAGAGTACAATGGTTACAAAGTATACACTTCAAATGGTGTTCAGGCTATACCAGAAATAACAGATATACTGAGAAAATTTATAGAAAATGTTAAGCGCGATAACATCAAACTTGAAGATAGTTTCAGTTACGTAGAAGATGTGGTTCTGGAATCTTATATTGATAAAGTTTGTGAAATATTAGATGAAGATCTCAATGGAGTGGATGTAGTTTACACTCCTCTTCATGGTACCGGGGCAATCCCTGTGGTAGCTGCTTTAAGAAAATTAGGAGCAAATGTTATAACAGTTGAAGAACAGATGTTTCCCGATGGTAATTTTCCAACAGTTTCCACGCCAAATCCCGAAGAAGACGAAGCGCTTAATTTCGTGAGAAAATACATGAAAAAACACAACGTGAAATTAGGTATTGCCACTGATCCTGACTGTGACCGCGTAGGAGTTGTGTGGAAAGACAGCAGATTAACAGGAAACCAGGTAGGAGTTTTACTCACTGATCTTTTATCGCGAAAAGTTTCTGAAAATCCTATGATAGTTAAAACAATAGTTTCAACAGATATGGTTAAACCATTGTGTAAAGAAAGAAATATAACACTTTTTGAAACTCCAACGGGTTTTAAATTTATAGGGGACCTTATAGAAAATAAGAAAGACTTCAATTTTTTGTTTGGATTTGAAGAAAGTTGCGGTTATTTAGCAGGAGACCATGCAAGAGATAAGGATGGTGTTATTGGAACTTTGTTGATCGCTTTAGCTGCAAAAAAGTTTGATTTGTTGGATAGACTTGAAGATCTCTACAAACGTTATGGATACTATATGGAAAAACTTTTGAGTTTTAAATTTAAAGATTTAACTACTCCTAAAAAAATTTATAAAGAATTAAAGCTTGGAAAGCTCCCTCAAGGTGCTCAAAATACAGTAGACTATTCAAAAGGAATAGACAATATCCTTCCTAACGAAACATTACGACTGGATTTCGATGAGGGAAAAATATACGTGAGACCCTCTGGTACCGAGCCAAAGCTCAAAGCATATATCATGGTAAATGGAGACACAAAAAATAGAGCTCATGAGTTTTTGTCCCGACTTTCTAACTCCTTTTCTTCTTTCATAGAAAGTATAATTTGA
- a CDS encoding Rossmann-like and DUF2520 domain-containing protein has protein sequence MKINIIGIGKVTTAFAYNLKGKVEMGFIVSRSREKAKVLAKEIGGIPVTYDDNFVLDDIVLVGYPDNLLSEIPQKLEKFLGSNVKVIHFSGFYPSTIFPENWSPASVHPNCPVIGRKTSFKDVIFGIEGNIEVAKKLISLVKGKYFVIDSSKKIYYHLAAVLMSNFNLSLIYLAEKLYKKANIPFKHFSEVVESLLKTLIKNVKENGTVNSITGPIVRNDIEVVNAEMEIFCEHFPEHCQLFDNFIQIILSMKEEKELESRDKNS, from the coding sequence ATGAAAATAAACATAATAGGTATTGGAAAAGTCACAACTGCATTTGCCTACAATTTAAAGGGAAAAGTAGAAATGGGCTTTATAGTATCTCGAAGTAGAGAAAAGGCAAAAGTTCTTGCAAAAGAAATAGGCGGAATTCCTGTAACATACGATGATAATTTTGTTTTAGATGACATTGTACTTGTGGGTTACCCAGATAATCTTCTTTCTGAGATACCTCAAAAATTAGAGAAATTTTTAGGAAGCAACGTAAAGGTGATTCATTTTAGTGGTTTTTATCCTTCTACAATATTTCCTGAAAACTGGTCTCCAGCTTCTGTTCACCCAAATTGTCCGGTTATCGGGAGAAAAACATCTTTTAAAGATGTTATCTTTGGAATAGAGGGAAATATTGAAGTAGCCAAAAAACTGATCTCTCTTGTAAAAGGTAAATATTTTGTTATTGATAGTAGTAAAAAAATTTATTATCATCTTGCCGCTGTTTTGATGAGTAACTTTAATCTTTCTCTCATATACCTTGCAGAAAAACTATATAAAAAAGCTAACATTCCATTTAAACATTTTTCCGAAGTAGTTGAAAGTTTGCTTAAAACTTTAATAAAGAATGTAAAAGAAAACGGGACCGTGAATTCCATCACAGGCCCGATAGTCAGGAACGATATAGAGGTGGTTAACGCTGAGATGGAAATATTCTGTGAGCATTTTCCAGAACACTGTCAACTATTCGATAACTTTATTCAAATTATACTTTCTATGAAAGAAGAAAAGGAGTTAGAAAGTCGGGACAAAAACTCATGA
- a CDS encoding DUF554 domain-containing protein: protein MITAVVNAISVAFGSIVGIIIRKGLPANIRTILFFAVGLSTIGLSITMIIKVDNFLIVLGAMAIGGIVGEILDIEKLLKKIGDQIKEGDFSTGFVVSSLLFLVGPMTIIGSITAGLTGDGSIIYMKSLLDGISSIVLSSMYGFGVMLSAFSVLIIQGAIVLFSSKLSFLTTPEYLNNLIATGGIMVLGIGFKILEIKDTRVGNFLPALAIAPLLTFIVSFF from the coding sequence ATAATTACTGCTGTTGTAAATGCTATCTCGGTGGCTTTTGGAAGTATCGTTGGAATTATTATCAGGAAGGGTTTACCAGCAAACATTAGAACTATTTTGTTCTTTGCTGTTGGACTTTCGACTATTGGCTTGAGTATCACCATGATCATAAAAGTTGATAATTTTTTAATTGTACTTGGTGCTATGGCAATTGGCGGTATTGTCGGGGAAATTTTGGACATAGAAAAATTACTGAAAAAGATTGGCGATCAAATAAAAGAGGGTGATTTTTCAACGGGTTTTGTTGTTTCATCTTTATTATTTCTGGTTGGACCAATGACCATAATAGGTTCTATTACTGCTGGGCTTACAGGAGATGGTTCAATTATTTACATGAAATCATTGCTTGATGGAATATCTTCTATAGTGTTGTCCTCAATGTATGGTTTTGGAGTGATGCTTTCAGCGTTTTCGGTATTAATTATACAGGGAGCAATAGTTTTATTTTCTTCTAAGCTGTCTTTTTTAACAACTCCAGAATATTTAAATAACTTAATAGCAACAGGGGGAATTATGGTGCTGGGAATAGGCTTTAAAATACTTGAAATTAAAGATACCCGTGTGGGGAATTTTTTACCTGCACTTGCGATAGCGCCATTATTAACATTTATCGTATCTTTCTTTTAA
- a CDS encoding EamA family transporter has protein sequence MGAFWISLRILLLGYERIAGKKIGEKNSSILSAWGFFGFSLLSMLPFIGFVNWDIIKVSFISGSIYSFSFFLYMYALTHEDISVVAPLYNINTIFLIFGAYFTLNEPMNFSKFFGSILMIYGVSFLKKSNKIYKSYVNVLKSKGALSMIVSSILIAVGRIVDGFLTKEQGYNPIGYSVGVYFVMTIYFFVSSVLYERGIKHHIILVKDKLLYLILGGFCNAYAYIALLKAFRYIDISVAEPLSMLSAVVSILFARVFYKEAIKIRLVGTAILISGAFIIYQ, from the coding sequence ATGGGGGCTTTCTGGATATCTTTGCGTATTTTATTATTGGGGTATGAGCGAATCGCAGGGAAAAAGATAGGAGAGAAAAATTCTTCCATTTTATCTGCGTGGGGATTTTTTGGATTTTCACTTTTGTCCATGTTACCTTTTATTGGTTTTGTAAATTGGGATATAATAAAAGTATCTTTCATAAGCGGTAGTATATACTCCTTTTCTTTTTTTCTTTATATGTATGCATTAACTCACGAAGACATTTCGGTAGTGGCTCCACTTTACAATATCAATACTATCTTTTTAATTTTTGGTGCATATTTTACACTTAATGAACCTATGAATTTTTCAAAGTTTTTTGGAAGTATTTTAATGATTTATGGAGTTTCATTTTTAAAAAAGTCGAATAAAATATATAAATCCTATGTGAATGTTCTAAAAAGTAAAGGTGCACTTTCTATGATAGTATCATCAATTTTAATAGCTGTAGGTAGAATAGTCGACGGATTTCTTACTAAGGAACAAGGATATAATCCTATAGGATATTCTGTTGGTGTTTATTTTGTAATGACAATATATTTTTTTGTTTCGAGTGTTCTATATGAGAGAGGGATAAAGCACCACATTATTCTTGTTAAAGATAAACTTTTGTATCTTATTTTAGGCGGGTTTTGCAACGCGTACGCTTATATTGCTCTTCTAAAAGCGTTTAGATATATTGATATAAGTGTTGCTGAACCGCTTTCTATGCTTTCTGCTGTTGTATCCATATTGTTTGCCAGGGTGTTTTATAAAGAGGCTATCAAAATCAGGCTTGTTGGAACAGCAATTTTAATAAGCGGCGCTTTCATTATTTATCAATGA
- a CDS encoding methyl-accepting chemotaxis protein codes for MRISKLLNLIIPVLIITTFSSIFLIVSLSINSLNKHWTMGEMEVYASYADDLIKSQTHGLLEAMAFVEGNKDILETFATRNREKLYDLTKDTYDKLRELGVTFFHFHTPDNKSFLRVHKPGKYGDDLSSFRKTVVEANTRQRVITGLEIGVDGLGLRVVKPLIYKGNHIGTVELGYDLGSSFLKSLPGKNMIYIFYDKNGKRVDKMVKETNDMENISKYIDMSAVLNGKDYTYFSKTKLYAGMPLKDFSGKTIAAIISEIDASHINLVGKNLKKQLLIFFIVFTVIMIVFFLWISLHVNKNISRTLKGLEIISDGDLTYKIKAKGKDEFALIGKSLNHTVEKMKDSILTIIGSIKKVYISTGKISNDLNNFSENINITNKKYSSIAENIENVSASMQETNSGIEEIAAAAENVSKTAQEISRQVDTISESVKIGEKSLNNIISMVSSTLEESNLTQESVSELLQNTDGISKILESINSIAEQTNLLALNAAIEAARAGEAGKGFAVVADEIRKLAEESKRSTENIAEILKNIKISVNKVSQLTNSVVNKITEINDGTVTANTQFKEIKREVEKVSQMVDILASSSQEQSATTEEISAAMDNVTKQIMEIVEMVEDMSKRNDKLKKDSENIKDEIENIVQSLVSTAHIVKETFSVSTKKDYEREIKEAIEAHKIWVDKVKEAVSSGEIPDVEFDARKCTFGSWYNFVRPPEGLEKEWEDVEKIHHFVHEAGKDIAEAIKQNNIEKASSILREAGNNAIELIKLLESIVSKL; via the coding sequence ATGAGAATATCAAAACTTTTAAATCTAATAATTCCTGTCTTAATAATTACAACATTTTCCTCTATATTTCTTATTGTTTCTCTCTCAATCAATAGTTTAAACAAACATTGGACAATGGGTGAAATGGAAGTTTATGCTTCATATGCAGATGATTTAATAAAATCTCAAACACATGGATTGCTTGAGGCTATGGCGTTTGTTGAGGGAAATAAAGATATTTTAGAGACTTTTGCAACGCGAAACAGGGAAAAATTGTATGATTTAACAAAAGATACATACGATAAGCTTAGAGAACTTGGTGTTACCTTTTTTCATTTTCACACTCCAGATAACAAAAGCTTTTTAAGAGTCCACAAGCCCGGTAAATATGGTGATGATTTATCTTCTTTTAGAAAAACTGTTGTTGAAGCAAATACCAGGCAAAGAGTAATAACAGGACTTGAGATAGGTGTTGATGGTTTAGGTTTAAGGGTAGTAAAACCTTTAATTTATAAAGGAAATCATATTGGGACTGTAGAATTGGGATACGATTTAGGTTCCTCATTTTTAAAATCACTTCCAGGAAAAAATATGATTTACATATTTTACGACAAGAATGGAAAACGAGTCGATAAAATGGTCAAAGAAACCAATGATATGGAAAATATAAGCAAATACATAGATATGTCAGCAGTGCTAAATGGAAAAGATTACACATATTTTTCAAAGACAAAATTATATGCTGGAATGCCATTGAAGGATTTTTCCGGGAAAACAATAGCTGCTATTATAAGTGAAATAGATGCTTCACATATTAATCTTGTTGGGAAAAATTTAAAGAAACAGCTTCTAATCTTTTTTATTGTTTTCACTGTTATTATGATAGTCTTTTTCTTATGGATTTCTTTGCATGTTAATAAGAACATAAGTAGAACGCTTAAAGGTCTTGAAATAATATCAGACGGAGACTTGACATACAAAATTAAAGCAAAAGGAAAAGACGAATTTGCCCTTATTGGAAAATCCTTAAACCATACTGTTGAAAAAATGAAAGATTCCATTCTGACTATAATAGGAAGTATTAAAAAAGTATATATTTCAACAGGTAAGATTTCAAACGATTTAAACAATTTCAGTGAAAATATAAATATAACAAACAAAAAGTACTCTTCCATAGCTGAAAATATAGAAAATGTTTCAGCTTCTATGCAAGAAACAAATTCTGGAATAGAAGAAATTGCTGCGGCTGCAGAGAACGTTTCAAAAACTGCTCAGGAAATCTCCCGGCAGGTAGACACAATATCTGAATCAGTGAAAATTGGTGAGAAATCTTTAAACAATATTATTAGTATGGTAAGTTCTACTCTGGAAGAATCAAATCTTACCCAGGAAAGTGTCAGTGAGCTCCTTCAAAACACCGATGGAATAAGCAAAATCCTGGAAAGTATAAATTCAATAGCGGAACAAACAAACCTTTTAGCGCTTAACGCCGCTATAGAAGCAGCAAGAGCTGGAGAAGCCGGAAAAGGTTTTGCAGTAGTTGCAGATGAAATTAGAAAACTTGCCGAGGAGAGTAAAAGGTCTACTGAAAATATAGCAGAAATACTTAAAAATATTAAAATCAGCGTTAATAAGGTAAGCCAGTTAACAAACTCGGTAGTTAATAAAATTACGGAAATCAATGATGGAACGGTAACAGCCAACACGCAATTTAAAGAAATAAAAAGAGAAGTGGAAAAAGTTTCACAAATGGTGGATATACTGGCAAGCTCAAGTCAGGAGCAAAGTGCAACCACGGAAGAAATTTCTGCTGCTATGGATAATGTAACAAAGCAAATAATGGAAATAGTTGAAATGGTAGAAGATATGTCAAAAAGAAATGACAAGCTTAAAAAGGACTCTGAAAACATAAAGGACGAAATAGAGAATATTGTTCAATCGCTCGTTTCAACTGCACATATTGTAAAAGAAACATTTTCAGTTTCAACTAAAAAAGATTATGAAAGAGAAATAAAAGAAGCTATAGAGGCTCATAAAATATGGGTTGATAAGGTAAAAGAGGCGGTAAGTTCTGGTGAAATTCCAGATGTCGAGTTTGACGCAAGAAAATGTACGTTTGGAAGCTGGTACAATTTCGTTAGACCTCCAGAGGGGCTTGAGAAAGAATGGGAAGATGTAGAAAAAATCCATCACTTTGTCCATGAAGCTGGCAAAGATATAGCAGAGGCTATTAAGCAGAATAATATTGAGAAGGCTTCTTCCATTTTGCGTGAAGCGGGAAATAATGCGATAGAATTAATAAAGCTACTTGAATCTATAGTAAGTAAGTTATAA
- a CDS encoding DUF4234 domain-containing protein, with translation MRKNFLIYWLWAIPTITGLFFGFINNDVSDILLTVSSIFFLILLYQYGKILKDITNGVVNLIPLFWTIVFLALFANIPLYLTNSYFTWLFAQFIVFFLSLLYLRKIIVEINSDKSILALLLLSIVTLGIYPFFFYYSLTKEISAFEEKRLSR, from the coding sequence ATGAGAAAAAACTTTCTTATATACTGGTTATGGGCTATTCCAACAATAACTGGATTGTTTTTTGGTTTTATAAATAATGATGTTTCTGATATTTTGCTTACAGTTTCATCTATATTTTTTCTAATACTTCTTTATCAATATGGAAAGATTCTTAAGGATATAACAAATGGTGTTGTAAATTTAATTCCGCTTTTCTGGACAATCGTTTTTCTGGCACTCTTTGCAAATATTCCACTTTATCTTACCAATTCATATTTTACCTGGCTTTTTGCGCAATTTATAGTTTTTTTCTTAAGCCTTTTGTATTTAAGAAAAATAATTGTTGAAATAAACTCAGACAAAAGTATACTTGCATTGCTGTTGTTATCCATAGTAACTCTTGGTATATATCCTTTCTTTTTCTACTATTCCTTGACAAAGGAAATCAGCGCTTTTGAGGAAAAAAGATTAAGCAGGTAA
- a CDS encoding 2-oxoacid:acceptor oxidoreductase subunit alpha, whose translation MHEKSRIVFMQGNEAVAYGAIKAGCRFYAGYPITPSSEIAETMARELPKVGGVFIQMEDEIGSAAAIIGASLAGVKSMTATSGPGFSLMQEALGYAIMTETPCVFVNVMRGGPSTGLPTKPAQGDIMQARWGTHGDHAIIALYPSTVEEAYKYIIRAFNLAEIYRTPVVFLMDETLGHMRETFSLPLESKIEIVKRISEKELEEEEIFVPYAESEYAEPTPTALVEMGKTRFHVSGLVHDESGFPNASYETAEKLIKRLTNKIRLHIDEIAMYNEYLVDDAEVLVIAYGVVARSALEAVKIAREDKMKVGLFKPITIWPIPVHQLRKRLSKVEAVVIPEMNLGQYGREILRLVKPGTKVKFINKVGGELITPEEILDGINEILTEGFDF comes from the coding sequence ATGCATGAAAAATCCAGAATTGTGTTTATGCAGGGAAATGAAGCAGTAGCTTATGGGGCAATCAAAGCTGGTTGTAGATTTTATGCAGGATACCCTATAACACCGTCATCAGAGATAGCTGAAACGATGGCGCGTGAACTTCCAAAAGTTGGGGGAGTATTTATACAGATGGAAGATGAAATAGGGAGTGCAGCAGCTATTATAGGGGCATCACTTGCAGGAGTAAAGTCTATGACAGCTACAAGTGGACCAGGGTTTAGCCTTATGCAAGAAGCGTTAGGATACGCTATTATGACTGAAACTCCCTGTGTCTTTGTAAATGTCATGCGTGGAGGTCCATCAACAGGTCTTCCAACGAAACCGGCTCAGGGAGATATTATGCAGGCAAGATGGGGAACCCACGGAGATCATGCTATTATAGCACTTTATCCTTCAACAGTTGAAGAGGCGTATAAATATATTATACGTGCTTTTAATCTTGCAGAAATTTACAGGACTCCTGTAGTATTTTTAATGGATGAAACTCTTGGACATATGAGAGAAACTTTTTCTTTACCTCTTGAAAGTAAAATAGAGATTGTTAAAAGAATTTCTGAGAAAGAACTTGAAGAAGAGGAAATATTTGTTCCATACGCAGAGAGCGAATACGCCGAGCCAACCCCTACAGCTCTTGTGGAAATGGGAAAAACTCGCTTTCACGTTTCAGGACTGGTGCATGATGAATCAGGTTTCCCAAATGCCTCTTATGAAACAGCAGAAAAACTGATCAAAAGATTAACAAACAAAATAAGATTGCATATAGATGAAATAGCTATGTACAACGAATATTTAGTTGACGATGCAGAAGTTCTTGTTATAGCATATGGGGTTGTAGCAAGAAGCGCACTTGAAGCAGTTAAAATTGCCAGAGAGGATAAAATGAAAGTAGGCCTTTTCAAGCCAATAACCATCTGGCCTATTCCTGTTCATCAGCTTAGAAAAAGATTGTCAAAGGTAGAAGCTGTTGTAATACCCGAAATGAATCTTGGACAATACGGGAGAGAGATTTTAAGGCTTGTAAAACCCGGGACTAAAGTTAAATTTATAAACAAAGTAGGCGGCGAACTTATAACTCCTGAAGAAATACTTGATGGAATAAACGAAATTTTAACAGAAGGTTTCGATTTTTGA
- a CDS encoding 4Fe-4S dicluster domain-containing protein — MPKRNFIVKINYSWCKSCGICYHVCPTQTINRGELNKPIVENHDTCIGCMMCENLCPDFAIEIVEKMPVKEGENNA, encoded by the coding sequence GTGCCAAAGCGCAATTTTATAGTAAAAATAAATTACAGCTGGTGTAAATCATGTGGAATTTGTTATCATGTTTGCCCCACTCAAACTATAAACCGCGGTGAGTTGAATAAACCTATTGTAGAAAATCATGATACCTGTATAGGATGTATGATGTGCGAAAATTTATGTCCTGATTTTGCCATAGAAATTGTTGAAAAAATGCCAGTCAAAGAGGGTGAAAACAATGCATGA
- a CDS encoding sodium ion-translocating decarboxylase subunit beta gives MLEALTAFLQSTAFAHITLGNIIMYIIAIALIYIAIEKEAEPLLLIPIAFGIILANIPPDVTGILNPPSENSPGGLLWYLQQGLTLGIYPPLIFLGIGALTDFSFILSYPITIFLGGAAQIGIFVTFIVARFLGFSLKQAASIGIIGGADGPTSIYITSKFAPELLSIIAISAYSYIALIPVLQPAVSKLLTTKEERRIRMKPPRKVTKTEKILFSLLTTVIVAFIVPKALPLIGMLMFGNLLKEAGVVKRLVEAASRYILDTVTILLCISVGASARADIFLTPQSLMIFGMGALAFIVAISCGIFFAKILNLFLKDKVNPLIGAAGVSAVPDSARVSQKIAQEEDPTNFILMHAMGPNVAGVIGSAVAAGIFLSIIK, from the coding sequence TTGTTAGAAGCATTAACAGCATTTCTTCAGAGCACCGCATTTGCTCACATAACTCTTGGTAATATTATCATGTATATTATTGCAATTGCCCTAATTTACATTGCCATTGAAAAAGAAGCAGAACCACTTCTTTTGATCCCCATAGCTTTTGGAATAATCCTTGCAAATATTCCGCCAGATGTCACAGGTATTTTAAATCCTCCGTCAGAAAATTCGCCAGGTGGACTCCTCTGGTATTTACAACAGGGACTCACACTGGGAATATATCCTCCGTTGATTTTTCTTGGTATAGGTGCACTTACTGATTTTTCTTTTATATTGTCTTATCCGATAACAATCTTTCTTGGAGGCGCAGCTCAGATTGGAATATTTGTTACTTTTATTGTTGCAAGATTTCTTGGTTTTTCTTTAAAACAGGCGGCCTCTATAGGTATAATTGGTGGTGCTGATGGCCCCACTTCAATTTATATAACATCCAAATTTGCGCCTGAACTTTTATCCATAATTGCAATTTCTGCGTATTCATATATAGCGCTCATACCAGTTCTTCAGCCAGCTGTTTCAAAACTCTTAACCACGAAAGAGGAAAGAAGAATTCGAATGAAACCTCCCAGGAAAGTCACGAAAACGGAAAAAATCTTATTTTCTCTTCTCACTACGGTGATAGTTGCTTTTATTGTTCCAAAGGCGTTACCGCTCATTGGAATGCTCATGTTCGGTAATTTATTGAAGGAAGCAGGGGTTGTAAAAAGACTTGTTGAAGCTGCAAGCAGGTATATACTTGATACTGTAACTATATTATTATGCATTTCAGTGGGTGCTTCTGCAAGAGCAGATATATTTCTAACTCCACAATCATTAATGATTTTCGGTATGGGGGCGCTTGCGTTTATAGTTGCAATTAGTTGTGGTATATTTTTTGCAAAAATATTGAATTTATTTTTGAAAGACAAAGTTAATCCGCTCATAGGTGCAGCTGGAGTTTCAGCGGTACCAGATTCAGCCCGTGTTTCTCAAAAAATAGCTCAAGAAGAAGATCCAACAAATTTCATCCTTATGCATGCCATGGGACCAAATGTTGCAGGTGTTATTGGTTCTGCTGTTGCAGCTGGAATTTTCTTATCAATTATCAAGTGA
- a CDS encoding energy-coupling factor ABC transporter ATP-binding protein, translating to MLSSITLTLKTKEVALLLGENGSGKSTLLKVLAGLYPYKGTISCTGNADHSDVTGYVFQNPETQIIGSTVWEDVIFGLENIGLKKEEIKKRAEWVLKVVGLYEFKDKDPFLLSGGQKQKLAIASILAMRPEFLLLDEPTAMLDKYDRTAVKELIKEIIRLQKGIIIATHHAEFFFDIAQRVIVLSRGKIIYDGFIENLPEKFINRF from the coding sequence GTGTTAAGTTCAATAACACTGACTTTAAAAACAAAAGAAGTTGCATTATTGCTTGGGGAAAATGGTTCAGGTAAATCCACATTACTTAAGGTTCTTGCAGGACTTTATCCATATAAAGGAACTATTTCGTGTACTGGTAATGCTGATCACAGTGATGTTACCGGGTATGTATTTCAAAATCCAGAAACTCAAATAATTGGTAGTACTGTCTGGGAAGACGTTATATTTGGTTTGGAAAACATCGGGTTGAAAAAAGAAGAAATAAAAAAAAGGGCAGAGTGGGTTTTAAAAGTTGTTGGTTTATATGAATTTAAAGATAAGGATCCTTTTTTACTTTCAGGAGGCCAGAAGCAAAAACTTGCTATAGCTTCCATTTTAGCTATGAGACCTGAGTTTTTACTATTGGATGAACCAACAGCCATGTTGGACAAATATGATAGAACTGCTGTAAAAGAACTAATTAAGGAAATAATAAGGTTGCAAAAAGGTATAATTATAGCAACACATCATGCTGAATTCTTTTTCGATATAGCGCAAAGAGTCATAGTTCTTTCAAGAGGAAAGATAATTTACGATGGATTCATTGAAAATCTTCCAGAAAAATTTATAAATCGTTTTTAA
- a CDS encoding SAM hydrolase/SAM-dependent halogenase family protein → MIAFLTDWGNSHYVGICKGVIRQITNDEVIDITHNITPFNVREAMYILDRTMIHFPEGTVFLAVVDHGVGSFRKAIAAKTEKFFFVGPDNGIFTLVFEHQPPIEIRELNNKKYHYLSSNTFHGRDIFSPAAAYISKGMFEELGDLLPNYATIPYIKPKKSENVLKGEVAYIDRFGNIETNIPYEWVNNKEYVKLRVRRKLIKIPVTNFYAEIGKGELLVHNDSTDYIEIAANQASAYEKLKLTPGSLLEMII, encoded by the coding sequence ATGATTGCGTTTCTCACAGATTGGGGTAATTCTCATTATGTGGGAATTTGTAAAGGCGTGATAAGGCAGATAACAAATGATGAAGTAATTGACATTACTCACAATATTACTCCTTTTAATGTTAGAGAAGCAATGTATATTTTAGATAGAACGATGATTCATTTTCCAGAAGGTACAGTTTTCCTTGCAGTTGTAGATCATGGAGTTGGAAGCTTTAGAAAAGCGATTGCTGCAAAAACTGAGAAATTCTTTTTTGTGGGGCCAGATAATGGCATTTTTACACTGGTGTTTGAGCATCAGCCTCCTATTGAAATCAGAGAATTAAACAATAAAAAGTACCACTATTTAAGCTCCAATACATTCCATGGTCGCGATATTTTTTCACCTGCTGCGGCATACATTTCAAAAGGTATGTTTGAAGAGCTTGGAGATTTACTGCCAAATTATGCGACAATTCCTTACATAAAGCCAAAAAAATCTGAAAATGTTTTGAAAGGTGAAGTTGCTTATATTGATCGATTTGGTAACATTGAGACGAATATACCTTACGAATGGGTAAATAATAAAGAATATGTAAAATTAAGGGTGAGGCGCAAATTAATAAAGATACCTGTGACAAATTTTTATGCAGAAATAGGGAAAGGAGAACTTCTTGTCCACAACGATAGTACAGATTACATTGAAATTGCGGCAAACCAGGCAAGTGCGTATGAAAAATTGAAATTAACTCCGGGAAGTCTTTTGGAGATGATAATATAG